From the genome of Rhizobium binae, one region includes:
- a CDS encoding ABC transporter ATP-binding protein, translated as MSKAAEIDIVSVSKVYGATTAVHGISLKIPAGSYCCFLGPSGCGKTSTLRMIAGHESISSGDIRLGNTVVTDFPPAKRGTAMMFQSYALFPHLDLIDNVAFSLKMKGVDKAERRAKALEMLKLMQMEPYASRRPAQLSGGQQQRVALARALITDPEALLLDEPLSALDPFLKIRMRAELKKLQKSLGITFVHVTHSQEEAMALADIMVIMNDGRIEQAAAPREVFEKPATAFVARFMGDHNVLSGRVTSSDNGVLVMTVPEGQSFSVRGAGRDVGEPVDIGIRTDRVRLQVASEWTLGFNGIVSNVEYRGSSVKITVLGAGSDDFTVIADDSDYFSRPVAVGETVSLSWALEDAVLLGRSSA; from the coding sequence ATGTCGAAAGCGGCAGAAATCGATATAGTATCCGTTTCGAAGGTCTATGGGGCAACGACGGCGGTCCATGGCATCAGCCTGAAGATTCCGGCCGGCTCCTATTGCTGCTTTCTCGGCCCCTCCGGCTGCGGCAAGACCTCGACGCTGCGCATGATCGCCGGCCATGAGAGCATTTCCTCGGGTGATATCCGGCTCGGCAATACTGTTGTCACCGATTTTCCGCCGGCCAAACGCGGCACGGCCATGATGTTCCAGTCCTATGCGCTATTTCCGCATCTCGACCTCATCGACAACGTCGCCTTCAGCCTGAAGATGAAGGGCGTCGACAAGGCCGAGCGGCGGGCCAAGGCGCTTGAGATGCTCAAGCTCATGCAGATGGAGCCCTATGCCTCCAGGCGGCCGGCCCAGCTTTCCGGAGGCCAGCAGCAGCGCGTGGCGCTGGCGCGCGCGCTGATCACCGATCCGGAAGCGCTGTTGCTCGACGAGCCGCTGTCGGCGCTCGATCCGTTCCTTAAGATCCGCATGCGCGCCGAACTCAAGAAGCTGCAGAAGTCGCTCGGCATCACCTTCGTGCATGTCACCCACAGCCAGGAAGAGGCGATGGCGCTCGCCGACATCATGGTCATCATGAATGATGGCCGGATCGAGCAGGCGGCGGCCCCGCGCGAGGTCTTCGAGAAGCCGGCGACTGCCTTCGTCGCCCGCTTCATGGGCGATCACAACGTGCTCAGCGGCCGGGTGACATCGAGCGACAACGGCGTGCTCGTCATGACCGTGCCGGAGGGGCAGAGCTTTTCCGTGCGCGGGGCGGGCAGGGACGTCGGCGAACCCGTCGACATCGGCATTCGCACCGATCGCGTGCGCCTGCAGGTGGCGAGCGAATGGACGCTCGGCTTCAACGGCATCGTCTCCAACGTCGAATATCGCGGCTCTTCCGTGAAGATCACCGTTCTCGGCGCCGGCAGCGACGACTTCACGGTCATTGCCGACGACAGCGATTATTTCTC
- a CDS encoding GntR family transcriptional regulator: MKSAAKAAQAEDSAETGAQQIRDAIREAIVERRLSPGTKLSESDVGSLFNVSRTLARAALQALSYEGLVSVEKNRGAFVAYPSPDEARQIFAARRLVEPGILREAAARITPGDIAQLRQLLLEEGRLMSERGQTARRAEIKASGDFHLMLAEISGNAIMQRFMEELVARSSLVIALYGQSTASSCGHSEHGDIIAAIENDELDRACQLMLHHITHIEADLDLRERKSLGLKEAFEL, translated from the coding sequence ATGAAATCCGCCGCCAAGGCTGCGCAAGCCGAAGACTCCGCCGAAACCGGCGCGCAGCAGATCCGCGACGCCATTCGCGAGGCGATCGTCGAGCGCAGGCTTTCGCCCGGCACGAAACTCTCCGAGAGCGATGTCGGCAGCCTGTTCAACGTCAGCCGCACGCTTGCCCGCGCAGCGCTCCAGGCGCTCTCTTATGAAGGTCTCGTCAGCGTCGAGAAGAACCGCGGCGCCTTCGTCGCCTATCCCTCCCCCGACGAGGCCCGCCAGATCTTCGCCGCCCGCCGCCTGGTCGAGCCGGGCATATTGCGCGAGGCGGCGGCGCGGATCACCCCCGGCGACATCGCCCAACTGAGACAGCTGCTGCTCGAGGAAGGCCGGCTGATGAGCGAGCGCGGCCAGACGGCGCGGCGCGCCGAGATCAAGGCGTCAGGCGATTTCCATCTGATGCTGGCGGAAATCTCCGGCAATGCAATCATGCAGCGTTTCATGGAAGAGCTCGTCGCCCGCTCGTCGCTGGTGATCGCCCTCTACGGCCAGTCGACGGCCTCAAGCTGCGGCCACTCCGAACACGGCGACATCATCGCGGCGATCGAAAACGACGAACTCGACCGCGCCTGCCAGCTGATGCTGCATCACATCACCCATATCGAGGCCGATCTCGATCTGCGCGAACGCAAAAGCCTCGGCCTCAAGGAAGCCTTCGAACTCTGA
- a CDS encoding DUF4174 domain-containing protein, giving the protein MLKSIVQEIIGTPRREPELPQSLEQFRDSKRVLIIFADAQDDRAVIQDEWLRNAHMRLIEEDVEIFIIAGGGAFSLFDDAWELDADDVRERLQGPPSGEFGLILIGRDGTVKLRSSEPRPAEEIFEALDSLPKTTPW; this is encoded by the coding sequence ATGCTGAAATCCATCGTTCAAGAAATCATCGGTACACCGCGGCGTGAGCCGGAACTTCCGCAATCGCTCGAACAATTTCGCGACAGCAAGCGGGTGCTGATCATCTTCGCCGATGCGCAGGACGATCGCGCGGTGATCCAAGACGAATGGCTGCGAAACGCCCATATGCGTCTCATCGAGGAAGATGTCGAAATATTCATCATTGCCGGCGGCGGCGCCTTTTCGCTGTTCGACGATGCCTGGGAGCTTGATGCCGACGATGTGAGAGAGCGGCTGCAGGGACCGCCGTCGGGCGAGTTCGGGCTGATCCTGATCGGGCGCGACGGAACGGTGAAGCTGCGCTCCAGCGAACCGCGCCCGGCCGAGGAGATTTTCGAGGCCCTGGACAGCCTGCCGAAGACGACGCCCTGGTGA
- a CDS encoding BRA0787 family protein, with amino-acid sequence MMNALPPLHDGHAPFTLQQLFREALYAFEEWDSELTEPIVTYEGRVIPISFVFEAMRECTDIVPMNIVGAVTERLTKPWEGEGPLDQMTFSTAARVMRVLVRKRLLANGTADLVAVSTHAAKDQSRD; translated from the coding sequence ATGATGAATGCCCTGCCGCCACTTCACGACGGCCATGCGCCGTTTACCCTCCAGCAGCTGTTCCGCGAAGCACTTTACGCCTTCGAGGAGTGGGATAGTGAACTGACCGAACCGATCGTGACCTATGAAGGACGGGTCATCCCGATCAGCTTCGTTTTCGAAGCCATGCGCGAATGCACCGACATCGTGCCGATGAATATCGTCGGCGCCGTCACCGAGCGGCTGACCAAGCCGTGGGAAGGTGAAGGTCCGCTCGACCAGATGACCTTCTCGACGGCAGCACGCGTCATGCGCGTGCTGGTGCGCAAACGTCTTCTCGCCAACGGCACGGCGGACCTCGTCGCCGTTTCCACGCATGCGGCCAAAGACCAAAGCCGCGACTGA
- a CDS encoding DUF2934 domain-containing protein: MTDRRHEWISKRAYAIWEEQGRPDGRDDEHWRQAVAERAALERTQASIDGREVLVRFRPRPPRPELPSQDWINPSTKVG, encoded by the coding sequence ATGACCGACAGACGCCACGAATGGATCAGCAAGCGGGCCTATGCGATCTGGGAAGAACAGGGCCGCCCTGACGGCCGCGACGACGAACACTGGCGCCAGGCGGTTGCCGAGCGCGCCGCGCTGGAACGCACGCAGGCCTCGATCGACGGCCGCGAGGTGCTGGTCAGATTCCGCCCGAGGCCGCCACGACCGGAACTGCCGAGCCAGGACTGGATCAATCCCTCGACGAAGGTCGGTTGA
- a CDS encoding LuxR family transcriptional regulator, whose amino-acid sequence MIENSYSERFEPAFEQIKAAPNVDAAIRILQAEYGLDFVTYHLAQTIASKIDSPFVRTTYPDAWVSRYLLNSYVKVDPIVKQGFERQLPFDWSEVEPTPEAYAMLVDAQKHGIGGNGYSIPVADKAQRRALLSMNARIPADEWAELVRRCRNEWIEIAHLIHQKAVYELYGENDPVPALSPREIECLHWTALGKDYKDISVILGISEHTTRDYLKTARFKLGCATISAAASRAVQLRIINP is encoded by the coding sequence ATGATCGAGAACAGTTACAGCGAGAGGTTCGAACCTGCTTTCGAACAGATCAAGGCTGCGCCCAATGTGGATGCCGCCATCCGTATTCTCCAGGCGGAATATGGCCTCGATTTCGTCACCTACCATCTCGCCCAGACGATCGCGAGCAAGATCGATTCGCCCTTCGTGCGCACCACCTATCCCGATGCCTGGGTCTCGCGCTACCTCCTGAACAGCTATGTAAAGGTCGATCCGATCGTCAAGCAGGGCTTCGAACGCCAGCTGCCCTTCGACTGGAGCGAAGTCGAACCGACGCCGGAGGCCTATGCCATGCTGGTCGACGCCCAGAAGCACGGCATCGGCGGCAACGGCTATTCCATTCCCGTTGCCGACAAGGCGCAGCGCCGCGCGCTGCTGTCGATGAATGCCCGCATCCCGGCCGACGAATGGGCCGAACTCGTGCGCCGCTGCCGCAACGAATGGATCGAGATCGCCCATCTGATCCATCAGAAGGCCGTCTATGAACTGTACGGCGAAAACGATCCGGTGCCGGCCTTGTCGCCGCGCGAGATTGAGTGCCTGCACTGGACGGCACTCGGCAAGGATTACAAGGATATTTCGGTGATTCTGGGCATTTCCGAGCACACCACCCGCGACTATCTGAAGACGGCTCGCTTCAAGCTCGGCTGCGCCACGATTTCGGCCGCCGCCTCGCGGGCGGTGCAACTGCGTATCATCAATCCCTAG
- a CDS encoding acyl-homoserine-lactone synthase, protein MFVIIQAHEYQKYAAVLDQMFRLRKKVFSDTLGWDVPVIGPYERDSYDALSPAYLVWCNDSRTRLYGGMRLMPTTGPTLLYDVFRETFPAAADLVAPGIWEGTRMCIDEEAIARDFTNIDAGRAFSMMLLALCECALDHGIHTMISNYEPYLKRVYKRAGAEVEELGRADGYGKFPVCCGAFEVSDRVLRKMRAALGLTLPLYVRHVPARSVVTQFLEMAA, encoded by the coding sequence ATGTTTGTTATCATTCAGGCGCATGAGTATCAGAAATACGCTGCCGTACTCGACCAGATGTTCCGCCTGCGCAAGAAGGTGTTCTCCGATACGCTCGGCTGGGACGTTCCCGTCATCGGCCCCTATGAACGCGACAGCTATGATGCGCTTTCGCCCGCCTATCTCGTCTGGTGCAACGACAGCCGCACGCGCCTTTATGGCGGCATGCGCCTGATGCCGACGACCGGCCCGACCCTTCTCTACGACGTCTTCCGCGAGACGTTTCCCGCTGCCGCCGATCTCGTCGCCCCGGGCATCTGGGAAGGCACGCGTATGTGCATCGACGAGGAGGCGATCGCCAGGGATTTCACCAATATCGATGCCGGCCGCGCCTTTTCGATGATGCTGCTGGCGCTGTGCGAATGCGCGCTCGACCACGGCATCCATACGATGATTTCCAACTACGAACCCTATCTCAAGCGCGTCTACAAGCGCGCAGGCGCCGAAGTGGAAGAACTCGGCCGCGCAGACGGCTACGGCAAGTTCCCCGTCTGCTGCGGCGCCTTCGAAGTGTCGGACCGCGTGCTGCGCAAGATGCGCGCCGCCCTCGGCCTGACCCTACCGCTTTATGTCAGACATGTTCCGGCCCGCTCGGTCGTGACGCAATTCCTGGAGATGGCAGCATGA
- a CDS encoding response regulator has product MASNSAVVLIVEDEPLIRFNILDVLEDVGHVALEAANADEALVVLKGRQDVDILFTDVNMAGSMDGIQLAKRVRAMRPNIGIIITSGMVRLDPMALPAKAAFLPKPYVHDTLISTIDSLMT; this is encoded by the coding sequence ATGGCTTCGAACAGTGCCGTGGTGCTCATCGTGGAGGATGAGCCGCTGATCCGGTTCAATATCCTCGATGTGCTGGAGGATGTCGGGCATGTGGCGCTGGAGGCGGCGAATGCGGATGAGGCGCTGGTGGTGCTGAAGGGCCGGCAGGATGTCGATATCCTGTTCACCGACGTCAACATGGCCGGTTCGATGGATGGGATCCAGCTTGCCAAGCGGGTGAGGGCGATGCGGCCGAATATCGGCATCATCATCACCTCGGGCATGGTGCGGCTCGATCCGATGGCGCTGCCCGCCAAAGCAGCCTTCCTGCCGAAACCTTACGTGCACGATACGCTGATCTCGACGATCGATTCCCTGATGACGTGA
- a CDS encoding outer membrane protein, translating into MKLTIATTFLALVATSAFAADAVQDVPAAPVAAAPAFTWSGPYLGIDGGASWLNGDFSAGGASDSQDFNGGVFGAFAGYNFQFDNNIVVGIEGNLEYNWNEEEALGADVGTDWAGAVRGRVGYAFDRALLYGAAGWTATRGYVDLPGLDKETETFNGYTVGAGVDFAITNNIFARGEYRYNDFSEKDILGVDVDLNQHELKFGIGVKF; encoded by the coding sequence ATGAAGCTCACGATCGCCACTACTTTTCTGGCACTTGTCGCAACGAGCGCTTTCGCCGCGGATGCCGTGCAGGACGTCCCGGCCGCACCTGTTGCGGCTGCGCCAGCGTTCACCTGGTCAGGCCCGTATCTCGGAATCGATGGCGGCGCCAGTTGGCTAAACGGTGACTTCAGCGCCGGCGGCGCCAGCGATTCCCAGGATTTCAACGGCGGCGTCTTCGGTGCATTTGCGGGTTACAATTTCCAGTTCGACAACAACATCGTTGTCGGCATCGAAGGCAACCTCGAATACAACTGGAACGAAGAGGAAGCGCTCGGGGCGGATGTCGGCACCGATTGGGCCGGCGCTGTCCGTGGTCGTGTCGGCTACGCCTTTGACAGAGCGCTGCTTTATGGCGCGGCCGGATGGACCGCCACGCGCGGATATGTGGACCTGCCGGGGCTAGACAAGGAAACGGAGACCTTCAACGGCTACACCGTCGGCGCGGGCGTCGACTTCGCCATCACCAACAACATCTTCGCCCGCGGAGAGTATCGGTATAATGACTTCAGCGAGAAAGACATTCTCGGTGTCGATGTCGACCTCAACCAGCACGAACTCAAGTTCGGAATCGGCGTGAAGTTCTAA
- a CDS encoding SIMPL domain-containing protein, producing the protein MAPILSKTVLITALLALPLAAAAPALAQEAKPREAVISVTGDGESSVAPDMAIVTLSVVKQAKTAREALDENNKAMKDVLDALKSGGIAERDLQTSGFSIQPQYNYPQPVDGQQQQPQLIGYQTINAVTVRLRDLAKLGQVIDQSVTLGINQGGDIQFINDKPEAAIEEARKDAVAEAVKKAKTLSEAAGVKLGRILEINENAPRPLPQPAYRATMMKEADAAVPVQAGETTYNVSVTVTFAIEP; encoded by the coding sequence ATGGCGCCGATTCTGTCGAAGACTGTTCTGATAACTGCCCTTCTGGCCTTGCCGCTGGCGGCCGCAGCGCCTGCATTGGCGCAGGAGGCGAAGCCGCGCGAGGCGGTGATTTCCGTGACGGGGGATGGCGAATCGTCCGTGGCGCCCGACATGGCCATCGTCACGCTTTCCGTCGTCAAGCAGGCGAAGACCGCGCGCGAGGCGCTCGATGAGAACAACAAGGCGATGAAGGATGTGCTCGACGCGCTGAAGAGCGGCGGCATTGCCGAGCGCGATCTGCAAACCTCCGGTTTTTCCATCCAGCCGCAATATAATTATCCGCAGCCGGTCGATGGCCAGCAGCAGCAGCCGCAGTTGATCGGCTACCAGACGATCAATGCGGTCACTGTCAGGCTGCGCGACCTCGCCAAGCTCGGCCAGGTGATCGACCAGTCGGTCACGCTCGGCATCAACCAGGGCGGCGACATCCAGTTCATCAACGACAAGCCGGAAGCCGCGATCGAAGAGGCGCGCAAGGACGCCGTTGCCGAGGCCGTCAAGAAGGCGAAGACGCTGAGCGAAGCGGCCGGCGTCAAGCTCGGCCGTATCCTCGAGATCAACGAGAATGCGCCGCGCCCGCTGCCCCAGCCAGCCTATCGCGCCACGATGATGAAGGAAGCCGACGCCGCCGTTCCCGTCCAGGCCGGCGAGACCACCTACAATGTCAGCGTCACCGTGACGTTTGCGATCGAGCCGTGA
- a CDS encoding secondary thiamine-phosphate synthase enzyme YjbQ: MPQTILTLATRGQGLYEFTDQAEAFVNAAGREEGLLTVFVRHTSCSLLIQENADPDVRTDLLSFFRRIVPPASDPSMGWVVHRAEGPDDMPAHIKAALTQVSIGIPVARGRLMLGTWQGIYLFEHRDRPHRREIVLHLGL, translated from the coding sequence GTGCCCCAGACAATCCTCACCCTGGCCACCCGCGGCCAGGGTCTATACGAATTCACCGATCAGGCTGAAGCCTTCGTCAATGCCGCCGGCCGGGAGGAGGGGCTTCTCACCGTCTTCGTGCGCCACACCTCCTGTTCGCTGCTCATCCAGGAAAATGCCGATCCGGATGTGCGCACCGACCTTCTTTCCTTCTTTCGCCGCATCGTGCCGCCGGCCTCCGATCCGTCGATGGGTTGGGTGGTGCACAGGGCCGAGGGACCGGACGACATGCCGGCGCATATCAAGGCGGCGCTGACGCAGGTGTCGATCGGCATTCCCGTCGCGCGCGGCCGGCTGATGCTCGGCACCTGGCAGGGCATCTACCTCTTCGAACATCGCGACCGGCCACACCGGCGCGAAATCGTGCTGCATCTCGGGCTCTGA
- a CDS encoding DUF922 domain-containing Zn-dependent protease, producing MGVRAKFTSCMLGAVFASLPAPALAEGWQAVEEVRPYAISGMSGAALYESIGENGPKAGVISRVIAHTTFKLTWTRKYEAQGNACVIVTNKPKLIITYTLPRPSAALPPAVKSSWESFISGVAAHERVHGETIKEMVSEIEETSIGLTVADDPDCKKIRVELTRRLGEISARQRQRGRDFDKVEMGDGGNIQQLILKLVNGP from the coding sequence ATGGGCGTGAGGGCAAAATTCACATCTTGCATGTTGGGGGCGGTTTTCGCCTCGTTGCCCGCGCCAGCACTGGCCGAGGGATGGCAGGCGGTGGAAGAGGTACGGCCTTATGCGATCTCGGGCATGTCGGGTGCTGCGCTCTACGAATCGATCGGCGAGAACGGGCCGAAGGCCGGGGTAATCAGCCGGGTGATCGCGCATACGACGTTCAAGCTGACCTGGACCCGCAAATACGAAGCGCAGGGCAATGCCTGCGTGATCGTCACCAACAAGCCGAAGCTCATCATCACCTATACGCTGCCCCGGCCCTCGGCCGCGCTGCCGCCGGCGGTCAAGAGCAGCTGGGAGAGCTTCATATCGGGCGTTGCGGCGCATGAGCGGGTGCATGGCGAGACCATCAAGGAGATGGTCAGCGAAATCGAGGAGACGAGCATCGGCCTGACCGTTGCCGACGACCCCGACTGCAAGAAGATCAGGGTCGAGCTGACGCGGCGCCTCGGCGAAATCTCCGCAAGGCAGCGCCAGCGCGGCCGCGACTTCGACAAGGTGGAAATGGGCGACGGCGGCAATATCCAGCAGCTCATCCTCAAGCTGGTGAACGGGCCCTGA
- a CDS encoding DUF6894 family protein: MARYYFDLHNGEGPTRDEHGTELKSREDIPKEVTRILLDVARDELPATDRMTIAVTVRDERGEPLTVASLVFSNEWLLR, encoded by the coding sequence ATGGCTCGCTACTATTTCGATCTGCACAACGGGGAAGGTCCGACGCGCGACGAGCACGGCACCGAACTCAAATCTCGTGAAGACATTCCGAAAGAGGTCACGCGAATCCTCCTGGATGTGGCCCGAGACGAACTGCCCGCAACCGATCGCATGACGATCGCCGTCACCGTCCGCGACGAACGCGGCGAACCGCTCACGGTCGCCAGCCTCGTCTTCAGCAATGAATGGCTCCTGCGGTAA
- a CDS encoding DUF427 domain-containing protein, which yields MSDKSIRIPGPDHPITVEHNPCRVVVTLGGRTIADSHDALTLREASYPPVHYIPRKDVDMSLLRRTDHSSHCPYKGDAAYYSIIPGGERSENAVWTYEAPNAAVSNIKDHLAFYPDRVDSIEEMASPEAGSF from the coding sequence ATGTCAGACAAATCGATCAGGATCCCCGGGCCGGATCACCCGATCACCGTCGAGCACAATCCTTGCCGCGTCGTCGTCACGCTCGGCGGCAGGACGATCGCCGACAGCCACGATGCGCTGACGCTGCGCGAGGCCTCCTATCCGCCGGTGCACTATATTCCGCGCAAGGATGTCGACATGTCGCTGCTGCGGCGCACCGACCACAGCAGCCATTGTCCCTATAAGGGCGACGCCGCCTATTACAGCATCATTCCGGGCGGCGAACGCTCTGAGAATGCCGTCTGGACCTATGAGGCGCCGAATGCCGCCGTCAGCAATATCAAGGATCATCTCGCCTTCTATCCCGACCGCGTCGACAGCATCGAGGAAATGGCCTCTCCGGAAGCCGGCAGCTTCTGA
- a CDS encoding B3/B4 domain-containing protein: MHFNHSAALWQTFPELRAGALHATGIHADVDVEAAIAGFSAIAEARLAATQEGEFPEIQAWRRGFSRMGLKPTQYRSASEALLRRFRQEHALPRLHPLVDLCNAVSLAFAIPIAVFDVEKIDGDLEVRRATGGETYLTFAGDIEHPEPNEIIFVDGAARAHARRWTNRQSGLSAVRQRTRSVLIVAEALHASAEADIGRLVATLADRLAKAWPAATKAALLSAASPRFEF, encoded by the coding sequence ATGCATTTCAACCATTCCGCCGCCCTGTGGCAGACCTTTCCCGAGCTTCGCGCCGGCGCCCTCCATGCCACCGGCATCCATGCCGATGTCGACGTCGAGGCGGCGATAGCAGGCTTCAGCGCGATTGCCGAGGCCCGGCTGGCCGCAACGCAGGAAGGCGAATTTCCGGAAATACAGGCCTGGCGGCGCGGCTTTTCCCGCATGGGGCTGAAGCCTACGCAATATCGCTCGGCCTCCGAGGCGCTGCTGCGCCGCTTCCGTCAGGAACATGCGCTGCCGCGCCTGCATCCGCTCGTCGATCTCTGCAATGCGGTCTCGCTCGCCTTCGCCATTCCCATTGCCGTCTTCGACGTCGAAAAGATCGACGGCGATCTCGAGGTCCGGCGGGCGACGGGCGGTGAGACCTATCTGACCTTCGCCGGCGACATCGAGCATCCCGAACCGAACGAGATAATCTTCGTCGATGGCGCGGCGAGGGCGCATGCGCGGCGCTGGACGAACCGGCAGAGCGGGCTTTCGGCGGTGCGGCAGAGGACGCGGTCGGTGCTGATCGTTGCCGAGGCGCTGCATGCGTCGGCCGAGGCGGATATCGGCAGGCTGGTGGCAACGCTCGCGGATCGGCTGGCGAAGGCCTGGCCGGCGGCGACGAAAGCGGCGCTGCTCAGTGCAGCATCGCCGCGTTTCGAGTTCTGA
- a CDS encoding DMT family transporter gives MSRQVQGYVYLTLAMLTVGSTVIASKLIAAGLPPFSATALRFALAFPVFLVLMRVTDVRLPKLLRRDRLILVIQAGAGSVGYTTLLISGLVRTSAADAGVIIGTLPVVSAAISIVLLGERPQPALLLAVALATAGVLSIAFTPGAAGGSLAGNMLILLAVVCEGLFILLNKRLTVDIPPLAQSTLMTGIGFAVAVIPAVFEAPSAQGHSASAAAAVVYYALVPTVTGFLLWYAGAKRVSGTEASLFTALAPVSAVLLAFVILGEPVGLHQLAGIVCVLAAVLGLGLAGNRIATQPTEGR, from the coding sequence ATGTCGAGACAGGTTCAAGGTTATGTCTATTTGACGCTGGCCATGCTGACGGTGGGAAGCACCGTCATTGCGAGCAAACTCATCGCCGCCGGCCTGCCGCCATTCTCCGCCACCGCCCTGCGCTTCGCGCTCGCCTTTCCGGTTTTTCTCGTGCTGATGCGGGTGACCGACGTGCGGCTGCCGAAGCTTCTGCGCCGTGATCGCCTGATCCTCGTCATCCAGGCCGGCGCCGGCAGCGTCGGTTATACGACGCTGCTGATCTCCGGTCTCGTCAGGACCTCGGCCGCCGATGCCGGCGTCATCATCGGCACGCTGCCGGTGGTCTCGGCAGCAATCTCCATCGTGCTGCTCGGCGAGCGGCCGCAGCCCGCCCTGCTTCTGGCGGTGGCGCTGGCGACGGCTGGCGTGCTGTCGATCGCCTTCACGCCGGGTGCGGCCGGCGGGTCGCTCGCCGGCAATATGCTGATCTTGCTCGCGGTCGTCTGCGAGGGCCTGTTCATCCTGCTGAACAAGCGGCTGACGGTGGATATCCCGCCGCTTGCCCAGTCGACGCTGATGACCGGCATCGGCTTCGCCGTCGCCGTCATCCCGGCCGTCTTCGAGGCGCCTTCCGCCCAGGGCCATTCCGCAAGCGCTGCGGCGGCCGTCGTCTATTATGCGCTGGTGCCGACCGTCACCGGCTTCCTGCTCTGGTATGCCGGGGCCAAACGGGTGAGCGGCACGGAAGCCTCGCTCTTTACCGCGCTCGCGCCGGTGTCCGCCGTCTTGCTCGCCTTCGTCATCCTCGGCGAGCCGGTCGGCTTGCACCAGCTTGCCGGCATTGTCTGCGTGCTGGCGGCGGTGCTCGGCCTTGGCCTGGCTGGCAATCGCATCGCAACCCAACCGACCGAGGGGAGATAA
- a CDS encoding AraC family transcriptional regulator, producing the protein MAKNQFRMLRSALAGVEAVEAETHHSFSRHTHEQFGIGLVSAGAQKSLSGRGMVEAAAGDIITVNPNEVHDGAPIGAGRSWRILYFDPEIVTGLSRDIGAGGAGRQEIPHPVIRNGAVAARFEMLFGAVTASAADGLLSEQLLLHLVADVMRERGDRGERPPVPASIRAARDLIDDDPLAAVSLADLARESGLSRFQVLRGFARATGLTPHAYLLQARIHRARRLIAEGTPLAEAALASGFADQSHMTRVFVRKYGLSPRLYAGPLSERGRRASPPGSPRS; encoded by the coding sequence ATGGCGAAAAACCAGTTCAGGATGCTGCGCTCGGCGCTGGCGGGCGTCGAAGCGGTGGAGGCGGAAACCCATCACAGCTTCAGCCGGCACACGCATGAGCAGTTCGGCATCGGCCTCGTTTCAGCAGGGGCGCAGAAGTCGCTGAGCGGGCGCGGCATGGTCGAGGCCGCGGCCGGCGACATCATCACCGTCAATCCGAACGAGGTGCATGACGGCGCGCCGATTGGCGCAGGCAGATCGTGGCGCATCCTCTATTTCGATCCCGAGATCGTCACCGGCCTGTCGCGGGATATCGGCGCGGGTGGAGCGGGGCGGCAGGAGATCCCCCATCCGGTCATCCGCAATGGCGCGGTCGCTGCCCGCTTCGAGATGCTGTTTGGCGCGGTGACCGCCAGCGCAGCCGACGGCCTGCTCTCAGAGCAACTGCTTCTGCATCTCGTCGCCGATGTCATGCGGGAACGGGGCGATCGCGGGGAGCGGCCGCCGGTGCCGGCCTCCATCCGCGCGGCACGGGATCTGATCGACGACGATCCGCTTGCCGCCGTCTCGCTTGCCGATCTCGCCCGGGAAAGCGGCCTCAGCCGCTTCCAGGTGCTGCGCGGCTTCGCCAGGGCGACGGGGCTGACGCCGCATGCCTATCTCCTCCAGGCGCGCATCCATCGCGCCCGCCGGCTGATCGCTGAGGGCACGCCGCTTGCCGAAGCCGCCTTAGCCAGCGGCTTTGCCGACCAGAGCCACATGACCCGCGTCTTCGTGCGCAAATACGGCCTGTCGCCGCGGCTCTATGCCGGCCCTTTGTCTGAGCGGGGACGTCGAGCTTCGCCACCGGGATCGCCCCGATCCTGA